A single Azospirillum sp. TSA2s DNA region contains:
- a CDS encoding catalase, protein MSTLTTSFGQPVPDNQNSLSAGPRGPLLLQDFHLIEKLAHFNRERIPERVVHAKGAGAYGTFRVTRDVTQWTKAAFLSTVGKETGVFLRFSTVGGEKGSADAERDPRGFAVKFYTEEGNYDLVGNNTPVFFLRDPLKFPDFIHTQKRNPATNLKDPTAVWDFFSLSPETMHQLTILFSDRGTPRSHRHMDGFSSHTFSWINAANERFWVKYHFKTRQGIENFTVEQATAMAGIDPDHATRDLYASIEDGDFPAWTVSVQIMPEVEADAYRINPFDLTKVWPHADYPLIEIGELVLNRNPENFFAETEQAAFSPASVVPGISFSPDKMLQGRLFAYADAHRYRLGGNYAQIPVNKPQGCPVHNYQRDGAMRVDGNGGGRPNYEPNSFGGPAQTGVPSEPPLRISGDAAHYDHREGNDDYAQAGALFRLIGAEAQDRLMDNIAGSLGKAPLFIQQRQLKHFLAADPAYGEGVAKRLGLTVAQAAE, encoded by the coding sequence ATGAGCACCCTGACCACCAGCTTCGGCCAGCCCGTTCCCGACAACCAGAATTCGCTGAGCGCCGGGCCGCGCGGTCCGCTGCTGCTGCAGGATTTCCACCTGATCGAGAAGCTGGCCCACTTCAACCGCGAACGCATTCCGGAGCGCGTCGTGCACGCCAAGGGCGCCGGCGCCTACGGCACCTTCCGCGTCACCCGCGACGTGACGCAATGGACCAAGGCCGCCTTCCTGTCGACGGTCGGCAAGGAGACCGGCGTTTTCCTGCGCTTCTCCACCGTCGGCGGCGAAAAGGGCTCCGCCGATGCCGAGCGCGACCCGCGCGGCTTCGCGGTGAAGTTCTATACGGAGGAAGGCAACTACGATCTGGTCGGCAACAACACGCCGGTCTTCTTCCTGCGCGATCCGCTGAAGTTCCCCGACTTCATCCACACCCAGAAGCGCAACCCGGCCACCAACCTGAAGGACCCCACCGCCGTGTGGGATTTCTTCTCGCTGTCACCGGAGACGATGCACCAGCTGACCATCCTGTTCAGCGACCGCGGCACCCCGCGCAGCCATCGCCACATGGACGGCTTCAGCAGCCACACCTTCTCGTGGATCAACGCGGCGAACGAACGCTTCTGGGTCAAGTACCATTTCAAGACCCGCCAGGGCATCGAGAACTTCACCGTCGAGCAGGCGACCGCGATGGCCGGCATCGACCCCGACCACGCCACCCGCGACCTGTACGCCTCGATCGAGGACGGCGATTTCCCGGCCTGGACCGTCTCGGTGCAGATCATGCCGGAGGTCGAGGCCGACGCCTACCGCATCAACCCGTTCGACCTGACCAAGGTGTGGCCGCATGCCGACTATCCGCTGATCGAGATCGGCGAACTGGTGCTGAACCGCAATCCGGAGAACTTTTTCGCTGAGACCGAGCAGGCCGCCTTCAGCCCGGCCAGCGTGGTGCCCGGCATCTCCTTCAGCCCGGACAAGATGCTGCAGGGCCGGCTGTTCGCCTACGCCGACGCCCACCGCTACCGGCTGGGCGGCAACTACGCGCAGATCCCCGTGAACAAGCCGCAGGGCTGCCCGGTCCACAACTATCAGCGCGACGGCGCCATGCGGGTGGACGGCAACGGCGGCGGCCGGCCGAATTACGAGCCGAACAGCTTCGGCGGCCCGGCCCAGACCGGCGTGCCGAGCGAGCCACCGCTGCGCATCAGCGGCGACGCCGCCCACTATGACCACCGCGAGGGCAACGACGACTACGCCCAGGCCGGCGCGCTGTTCCGCCTGATCGGTGCCGAGGCTCAGGACCGCCTGATGGACAACATCGCCGGCAGCTTGGGCAAGGCCCCGCTGTTCATCCAGCAGCGCCAGCTGAAGCACTTCCTGGCCGCCGACCCCGCCTATGGCGAGGGCGTCGCCAAGCGGCTGGGCCTGACCGTGGCGCAGGCCGCGGAATGA
- a CDS encoding LysR substrate-binding domain-containing protein → MNLSGLSLRDLEYVVAVAELRHFGRAAERCAVSQPSLSAQIRKLEEALGLSLFERTSRKVLLTPRGEAIVAQARVVLEEARRLLTLADGSDGALTGRLRLAAIHTLGPYLFPHILPVLRTTWPDLTLILSEGRTDSLLEELRDGRLDAVLLALPVEGDGLAAEPLFFEPFLLAHPAGHRLCAIPGLSLNDLDPAELLLLEEGHCLRDQALAACGLSARGGGVHATGLETLRHMVAAGAGCTLMPVLAVKGAAKGEDGRAATVGGLVEYRAFDGPHPPGRVIGLVWRASDPRDRGLRQLADLLRRDLPAGTEPALSQRDD, encoded by the coding sequence ATGAATCTCTCCGGCCTGTCCCTGCGTGACCTGGAATATGTCGTCGCCGTCGCCGAGCTGCGCCATTTCGGCCGCGCCGCCGAACGCTGCGCCGTCAGCCAGCCGTCGCTGAGCGCCCAGATTCGCAAGCTGGAAGAAGCCCTTGGCCTGTCGCTGTTCGAACGCACCAGCCGCAAGGTCCTGCTGACTCCGCGCGGCGAGGCCATCGTGGCGCAAGCCCGCGTGGTGCTGGAGGAGGCGCGGCGGCTTCTGACGCTGGCCGACGGGTCGGACGGGGCGCTGACCGGCCGGCTGCGGCTGGCGGCGATCCACACGCTGGGCCCCTACCTGTTTCCTCACATCCTGCCGGTGCTGCGCACGACCTGGCCCGACCTGACCCTGATCCTGTCGGAAGGCCGCACCGACAGCCTGCTGGAGGAGCTGCGCGACGGCCGGCTCGACGCCGTGCTGCTGGCCCTGCCGGTGGAGGGCGACGGGCTGGCGGCCGAACCGCTGTTCTTCGAACCCTTCCTGCTCGCCCATCCCGCCGGCCACCGCCTCTGCGCCATACCCGGCCTGTCGCTGAACGACCTCGACCCGGCGGAGCTTCTGCTGCTGGAGGAGGGGCACTGCCTGCGCGATCAGGCACTGGCCGCCTGCGGTCTCAGCGCGCGGGGCGGCGGCGTCCATGCCACCGGACTGGAGACGCTGCGCCACATGGTGGCGGCGGGGGCCGGCTGCACGCTGATGCCGGTCCTGGCGGTCAAAGGGGCGGCCAAGGGGGAGGATGGCCGCGCCGCCACGGTCGGCGGGCTGGTGGAATACCGTGCCTTCGACGGTCCGCATCCGCCCGGCCGCGTCATCGGTCTGGTCTGGCGCGCCAGCGACCCGCGCGACCGTGGCCTGCGTCAACTGGCAGACTTGTTGCGCCGCGACCTGCCGGCCGGCACGGAGCCCGCCCTATCCCAAAGAGATGACTGA
- the glgX gene encoding glycogen debranching protein GlgX, translating to MANILKQATRLGEGLPFPLGATWDGLGVNFALFSANATKVELCLFDESGEEELERIELPEFTNEIWHGYLPDARPGLLYGYRVYGPYEPENGHRFNPNKLLLDPYAKELVGEIRWNPAHFGYVMESGDDLTYDERDSAPFMPKCKVIDQAFTWGRDHKPGTAWDRTIFYETHVKGFTKLHPAVPDSLRGTYGGMAVKEVVDYIKSLGVTSVELLPVHAFVQDQHLVDKGLANYWGYNSIGFFSPEPRYAASGNAIKEFKEMVAHLHNAGLEVILDVVYNHTAEGNERGPTLSFKGIDNASYYRLIPDQQRYYINETGTGNTVNLSHPRVLQMVTDSLRYWATEMHVDGFRFDLATILGREPYGFDEGGGFLDSCLQDPILNSVKLIAEPWDCGPGGYQVGNFPPGWAEWNDRYRDTVRAFWKGDEGKLPEVAPRLCGSADLFDKRGRKPWASVNFITAHDGYTLNDLVSYNDKHNEANGEGNNDGHSHNLSWNHGVEGPTDDREIKALRERQKRNMLATLLLSQGSPMLLAGDEFGNTQHGNNNAYCQDNETAWLKWDGIDEDGQALIEFVRRVVAVRQSFPMLRRGRFLSGEYNAEFDVKDVTWLTPAGDEMDESHWHDGNARCLGMLLDGRGQASGIKRPAMDATLLLVINAHHDVVEFTLPEVTGGSVWRCLLDTNLPDPDEVPRVNTGEGYIVTGRSLLLLALEPEGKTSFALRRAARALRSVAESPTLSFGEESTEEEKPAEPVEVKEPVKAEAVAEPAPVKSEAPAKKPT from the coding sequence ATGGCGAATATCCTGAAACAAGCGACACGGCTCGGTGAAGGATTGCCCTTTCCGTTGGGCGCGACCTGGGACGGGCTCGGCGTCAACTTCGCGCTGTTTTCCGCCAACGCGACGAAGGTCGAACTGTGTCTGTTCGATGAAAGCGGCGAGGAGGAGCTTGAGCGCATCGAGCTTCCCGAATTCACCAACGAGATCTGGCACGGTTACCTGCCGGACGCCCGTCCCGGCCTGCTCTACGGCTACCGCGTGTACGGCCCCTACGAGCCGGAGAATGGCCACCGCTTCAACCCGAACAAGCTTCTGCTCGACCCCTACGCCAAGGAGCTGGTCGGCGAAATCCGCTGGAACCCGGCCCATTTCGGCTACGTGATGGAATCGGGCGACGACCTGACCTATGACGAGCGCGACAGCGCGCCCTTCATGCCGAAATGCAAGGTGATCGATCAGGCCTTCACCTGGGGCCGCGACCACAAGCCCGGCACCGCCTGGGACCGCACCATCTTCTACGAAACCCATGTGAAGGGCTTCACCAAGCTGCACCCGGCGGTGCCCGACAGCCTGCGCGGCACCTATGGCGGCATGGCGGTGAAGGAGGTGGTCGACTACATCAAGTCGCTCGGCGTCACCTCGGTGGAGCTTCTGCCGGTCCATGCCTTCGTCCAGGACCAGCATCTGGTCGACAAGGGTCTGGCGAATTATTGGGGCTACAACTCCATCGGCTTCTTCTCGCCGGAGCCGCGCTATGCCGCGTCGGGCAACGCCATCAAGGAATTCAAGGAGATGGTCGCCCATCTCCACAATGCCGGGCTGGAGGTGATCCTCGACGTCGTCTACAACCACACCGCCGAGGGCAACGAGCGCGGGCCGACCCTGTCCTTCAAGGGCATCGACAACGCCTCCTACTACCGGCTGATCCCGGACCAGCAGCGCTACTACATCAACGAGACGGGGACCGGGAATACCGTCAATCTCAGCCACCCGCGCGTGCTGCAGATGGTCACCGACAGCCTGCGCTATTGGGCGACCGAGATGCATGTCGACGGCTTCCGCTTCGACCTCGCCACCATCCTCGGGCGCGAACCCTACGGCTTTGACGAGGGCGGCGGCTTCCTCGACAGCTGCCTGCAGGACCCGATCCTCAACAGCGTCAAGCTGATCGCCGAGCCGTGGGACTGCGGCCCCGGCGGCTATCAGGTCGGCAACTTCCCGCCGGGCTGGGCGGAGTGGAACGACCGCTATCGCGACACCGTCCGCGCCTTCTGGAAGGGCGACGAGGGCAAGCTGCCGGAGGTGGCGCCGCGGCTCTGCGGCTCTGCCGACCTGTTCGACAAGCGCGGGCGCAAGCCCTGGGCCAGCGTGAACTTCATCACCGCCCATGACGGCTACACGCTGAACGACCTCGTTTCCTACAACGACAAGCACAACGAGGCGAACGGCGAGGGCAACAACGACGGCCACTCCCACAATCTGTCCTGGAACCATGGGGTGGAGGGTCCGACCGACGATCGGGAGATCAAGGCGCTCCGTGAACGGCAGAAGCGCAACATGCTGGCGACGCTGCTGCTGTCTCAGGGCTCGCCGATGCTGCTGGCCGGCGACGAGTTCGGCAACACCCAGCACGGCAACAACAACGCCTATTGCCAGGACAACGAGACGGCGTGGCTGAAGTGGGACGGCATCGACGAGGACGGGCAGGCTCTGATCGAGTTCGTCCGCCGCGTCGTCGCGGTTCGCCAGTCCTTCCCCATGCTGCGCCGCGGCCGCTTCCTCTCCGGTGAATACAATGCCGAGTTCGACGTGAAGGACGTCACCTGGCTGACCCCGGCCGGCGACGAGATGGACGAGAGCCATTGGCACGACGGCAATGCCCGTTGCCTGGGCATGCTGCTCGACGGCCGCGGGCAGGCCAGCGGCATCAAGCGCCCGGCGATGGACGCCACCCTGCTGCTGGTCATCAACGCCCACCATGACGTGGTGGAGTTCACCCTGCCGGAGGTGACCGGCGGCAGCGTCTGGCGCTGTTTGCTCGACACCAACCTGCCCGACCCCGACGAGGTGCCGCGCGTCAACACCGGCGAAGGCTACATCGTCACCGGCCGCTCGCTGCTTCTGCTGGCGCTGGAACCGGAAGGCAAGACCTCCTTCGCGCTCCGCCGCGCCGCTCGCGCGCTCCGCAGCGTCGCCGAAAGCCCGACGCTGTCCTTCGGCGAGGAGAGCACGGAAGAGGAGAAGCCGGCGGAACCGGTGGAGGTGAAGGAACCGGTGAAGGCCGAAGCGGTGGCGGAGCCTGCGCCGGTGAAGAGCGAAGCGCCCGCGAAGAAACCCACCTGA
- a CDS encoding putative zinc-binding metallopeptidase, with protein MKLFECQNCHQPLYFENTLCERCGHRLGYLPDVGTLSALDPTDHDGVWSALATSEPLYKFCANADLDACNWMLPADSADTHCAACRHNRTIPDLSDTANLTRWRKLELAKHHLFYTLTNLKLPLQSRIDNPEEGLAFDFLTDTVAADGTVTPVLTGHANGLITINVAEADDAEREKRRTEMGEPYRTLLGHFRHESGHYIWDRLVRDDPALLERFRALFGDERQDYGEALKRHYADGAPADWQANFVSTYATAHPWEDFAETWAHYLHIVDTLETARAFGLRVRPRITEGAELEAEVDFNPHKARRIEDLIDLWLPLTYAVNSLNRSMGQPDLYPFILSAAVIEKLGFMNGMVRGLEGR; from the coding sequence ATGAAACTCTTCGAATGCCAGAACTGCCACCAGCCGCTCTATTTCGAGAACACGCTGTGCGAGCGCTGCGGGCACCGGCTCGGCTATCTGCCGGATGTGGGGACGCTGTCGGCGCTCGACCCCACTGACCATGACGGGGTGTGGAGCGCGCTCGCCACCAGCGAACCGCTCTACAAGTTCTGTGCGAATGCGGATCTCGACGCCTGCAACTGGATGCTGCCGGCCGACTCCGCCGACACCCACTGCGCCGCCTGCCGGCACAATCGCACCATACCCGACCTGTCCGACACCGCCAACCTCACGCGCTGGCGCAAGCTGGAACTGGCGAAGCATCACCTGTTCTACACCCTGACCAACCTGAAGCTGCCCCTGCAGAGCCGGATCGACAACCCGGAGGAAGGTCTGGCCTTCGACTTCCTGACCGACACCGTCGCCGCCGACGGCACGGTGACGCCGGTGCTGACCGGCCATGCCAACGGCCTGATCACCATCAACGTCGCCGAGGCCGACGATGCCGAGCGCGAGAAGCGCCGCACCGAGATGGGCGAGCCCTACCGAACGCTGCTCGGCCATTTCCGCCATGAGAGCGGCCATTACATCTGGGACCGGCTGGTGCGCGACGACCCGGCGCTGCTGGAGCGCTTCCGCGCCCTGTTCGGCGACGAACGGCAGGATTATGGCGAGGCGCTGAAGCGCCATTACGCCGACGGCGCGCCGGCCGACTGGCAGGCGAATTTCGTCAGCACCTATGCCACCGCCCACCCGTGGGAGGATTTCGCCGAGACCTGGGCGCACTACCTGCACATCGTCGACACGCTGGAAACGGCCCGCGCCTTCGGCCTGCGGGTTCGCCCACGCATCACCGAAGGGGCGGAACTGGAGGCGGAGGTCGACTTCAATCCCCACAAGGCCCGGCGGATCGAGGATCTGATCGACCTTTGGCTGCCGCTGACCTACGCGGTGAACAGCCTGAACCGCAGCATGGGCCAGCCGGATCTGTACCCCTTCATCCTGTCGGCCGCAGTGATCGAAAAGCTGGGCTTCATGAACGGGATGGTGCGGGGGCTGGAGGGACGTTAG
- a CDS encoding GGDEF domain-containing protein produces MSPLGQPSGRTAGHHVATIRVPRRAFGLRMTVAVTVAVLLLGSTLVKGLVVGNGAADALAKEIGNSMTGLAQSLARQLDLTMWARANQIAALSRIDALKDPAVAQSTIDELKRRDPTIAWIGMTNADGRVVAASNGLLLGADIASRPVHQEGMKGLFVGDVHEAVALRGKVPYLKGETPKFVDVSAPLQKADGTTVGVLAAHYSWEWAHASIRQLIEPLSDRKGLTLYILSADGTVLIGPDSAVGKPLPVPTLTAKLRDGWSSEVWPDGVTYVTGVAHGKGLHDYAGLGWTVVARQPADIVYAETDRLRLTIIGSGAVLALLFSCIGWFAAGRIARPLGAIADAAERIGKGERGVAIPDVGGAAEIRRLSVALREMVDSLTNKDVALMRLEDIAYEDRLTALPNRRYFEQYVEASTGGGGGSATVMYIDLDGFKPVNDRLGHDAGDAVLRQIGGRLASIFRDDDVVARLGGDEFAAVLPRRADRPAPDTEELAARIIAAVNEPVSFNGETVRVGCSIGIASWPEDDSDMATVMRHADSALYKAKRDGRNRAVRWVRTVVGV; encoded by the coding sequence ATGTCGCCCCTTGGACAGCCAAGCGGCCGGACCGCCGGACACCATGTCGCCACCATCCGTGTTCCGCGCCGGGCCTTCGGCCTGCGGATGACCGTGGCCGTCACCGTCGCCGTGCTGCTGCTCGGGTCGACTCTGGTGAAGGGGCTGGTCGTCGGCAATGGCGCGGCCGACGCGCTGGCGAAGGAGATCGGCAATTCGATGACCGGGCTGGCGCAATCGCTGGCGCGGCAGCTCGATCTGACCATGTGGGCGCGCGCCAACCAGATCGCCGCGCTGTCGCGGATCGACGCGCTGAAGGACCCGGCGGTGGCGCAATCGACCATCGACGAGTTGAAGCGCCGCGACCCGACCATCGCCTGGATCGGCATGACCAACGCCGACGGGCGGGTGGTGGCGGCCTCCAACGGGCTGCTGTTGGGGGCCGACATCGCCAGCCGCCCGGTCCATCAGGAAGGCATGAAGGGCCTGTTCGTCGGCGACGTGCACGAGGCGGTGGCCCTGCGTGGCAAGGTGCCGTACCTGAAGGGCGAAACACCGAAATTCGTCGACGTGTCGGCCCCGCTGCAGAAGGCGGACGGCACCACGGTCGGCGTGCTGGCCGCCCATTACAGCTGGGAATGGGCCCACGCCTCGATCCGGCAGCTGATCGAGCCCTTGTCCGACCGCAAGGGGCTGACGCTCTACATCCTGTCGGCCGACGGCACCGTGCTGATCGGTCCCGATTCGGCGGTCGGCAAGCCCCTGCCGGTGCCGACGCTGACTGCCAAGCTGCGCGACGGCTGGAGCAGCGAGGTCTGGCCCGACGGCGTCACCTATGTCACCGGCGTGGCCCACGGCAAGGGGCTGCACGATTACGCCGGGCTGGGTTGGACCGTCGTCGCCCGCCAGCCGGCCGATATCGTCTATGCCGAAACCGACCGCCTGCGGCTGACGATCATCGGGTCCGGCGCGGTGCTGGCCCTGCTGTTCAGCTGCATCGGCTGGTTCGCCGCCGGACGCATCGCCCGGCCGCTGGGCGCCATCGCCGACGCCGCCGAGCGCATCGGCAAGGGCGAGCGCGGCGTGGCGATCCCCGATGTCGGCGGTGCGGCGGAGATCCGCCGGCTGTCGGTGGCGCTGCGGGAGATGGTGGACAGCCTGACCAACAAGGACGTCGCCCTGATGCGGCTGGAGGACATCGCCTACGAGGACCGGCTGACCGCGCTGCCGAACCGGCGTTACTTCGAACAGTATGTCGAGGCGTCGACCGGCGGCGGCGGCGGATCGGCGACGGTGATGTACATCGACCTGGACGGTTTCAAGCCGGTGAACGACCGGCTGGGCCACGATGCCGGCGACGCCGTGCTGCGCCAGATCGGCGGCCGGCTGGCCAGCATCTTCCGCGACGACGACGTGGTCGCCCGGCTGGGCGGCGACGAATTCGCCGCCGTGCTTCCCCGCCGCGCCGACCGCCCGGCTCCCGACACCGAGGAACTGGCGGCGCGCATCATCGCCGCCGTCAACGAGCCGGTGTCGTTCAACGGCGAGACGGTCCGCGTCGGCTGTTCCATCGGCATCGCCTCCTGGCCGGAGGACGACAGCGACATGGCGACGGTGATGCGCCATGCCGACTCCGCGCTCTACAAGGCCAAGCGCGACGGCCGCAACCGCGCGGTGCGCTGGGTGCGGACGGTTGTGGGGGTCTAA
- a CDS encoding TRAP transporter substrate-binding protein has translation MKRRAFLSSAGVGIAAAGTAATIAAPAIAQTSQPEIKWRMASSYPKSLDTIYGAAEFIAKRVSDATDGKFQIRTFAAGEIVPALQVLDAVQNGTVECGQSAAYFYVGKDPTFCFDTAMPFGLNTRQHIAWMMHGGGLELMREVFKDYNIHHIPAGNTGAQMGGWFRKEIKSLEDLKGLKMRIGGLVGQILTPFGLVPQQLGGGDIYPALERGTIDAAEFVGPYDDEKLGFHKVAKYYYYPGWWEGSAQIPLMFNMQAWEQLPKSYQTILEQACWEANSWMIAKYDTLNASALKRLVGGGAVLRPFPRDMMQACEKAAFEFYDKLAAGNPRFKKVYDGWKPFLEQERLWFRVAENGFDSFVYSQSAQQR, from the coding sequence ATGAAACGGCGTGCGTTCCTCTCCAGCGCCGGTGTCGGCATTGCCGCCGCCGGAACCGCCGCGACCATCGCGGCTCCGGCCATCGCCCAGACCTCCCAGCCGGAGATCAAGTGGCGCATGGCGTCGAGCTATCCCAAGAGTCTCGACACCATCTATGGCGCGGCGGAGTTCATCGCCAAGCGGGTGTCCGACGCCACCGACGGCAAGTTCCAGATCCGCACCTTCGCGGCGGGCGAGATCGTCCCGGCGCTGCAGGTGCTGGACGCGGTGCAGAACGGCACGGTCGAGTGCGGCCAGTCGGCGGCCTATTTCTATGTCGGCAAGGATCCGACCTTCTGCTTCGACACCGCCATGCCCTTCGGCCTGAACACGCGCCAGCACATCGCCTGGATGATGCATGGCGGCGGTCTGGAGCTGATGCGGGAGGTGTTCAAGGATTACAACATCCACCACATCCCCGCCGGCAACACCGGCGCCCAGATGGGCGGCTGGTTCCGCAAGGAGATCAAGAGCCTGGAGGATCTGAAGGGCCTGAAGATGCGCATCGGCGGTCTTGTCGGCCAGATCCTGACGCCCTTCGGTCTGGTGCCGCAGCAACTCGGCGGCGGCGACATCTACCCGGCGCTGGAACGCGGCACCATCGACGCGGCGGAGTTCGTCGGTCCCTATGACGACGAGAAGCTGGGCTTCCACAAGGTCGCCAAATACTACTACTACCCCGGCTGGTGGGAGGGTTCGGCCCAGATCCCGCTGATGTTCAACATGCAGGCCTGGGAACAGCTGCCGAAATCCTACCAGACCATCCTGGAACAGGCCTGCTGGGAAGCCAACAGCTGGATGATCGCCAAGTACGACACGCTGAACGCCTCGGCGCTCAAGCGGCTGGTCGGCGGCGGCGCCGTGCTGCGCCCCTTCCCGCGCGACATGATGCAGGCCTGCGAGAAGGCGGCGTTCGAATTTTACGACAAGCTCGCCGCCGGCAACCCGCGCTTCAAGAAGGTCTATGACGGCTGGAAGCCCTTCCTGGAGCAGGAGCGGCTGTGGTTCCGCGTCGCCGAGAACGGCTTCGACAGCTTCGTCTACAGCCAGTCGGCGCAGCAGCGCTGA